The genomic stretch CTCATGAAGCTTCCAtcccaaaaaagaaacaggCGTTAGGCCCACCACTTTTGGAGCGGCATGCCATCAGGGAAAGAAACTGTTTGCCCTGCAAAGAAAAAGTAGAAAGGCTCAAACAGGAGGAACTTCAAGAAATGCACAATGCACGTCAAAAATCAAAGCCTGAAACCCTGTACCTCTTAAATCGAAGGCAACAGACAGATTGTGCACACAATCCAAGTAGTATTTTTCAAGAATGTTCAAGAAAAAATTCTACCTTTGGCAAGCCACAGGAACATTGTGACCTGTACAGGGCAGTTCCCCCACGCATTGGTATTTCTCAAAAGTCTGTGACCAGtgtgaaaaatgcagaaaaggtcaaactggaaaaaactaaagaaatgcaCAATGAATGCCAGTTTcaaagcaaaaaggaaaaacctgcCACACTGGAGCTTTCGAAAGGAAGACAAGTGccaaagacagaaacaagaaaaaataggaTCGCAGACACGGCACAGGAATATCGTGACGTGAAAGTTCCCCCACATCATAGCACCTGTGAAGCTTCCGTCACAAAAAGGAAACAGGCGCTGGGCTCACCACCGCTCCCACTTTTGGAGCGGCACGAAATCATTGCAAGAAAGCATTTGGCCGTTGTCGAAAGAGCAGAAAAGCTCAGactggaaaatgttaaaaaaaggtacaATGACCTGACTGACAGGAAACTAACAGGACCTGTACAACCGCTTTTGCCCAGACGAAAGACAGGAGGAAATGATCATTTCCAATCAAAAGACAGCCAGAAAGAGCCTTTTCTGAGTTGTAGAGGTACAGGACAAGTACTGGCGCAACGTTCTAAAAAAACAACGTATCTGCCTTCTGTCAACCAAAAAATACCTAAACACCAGAAGTCATAGAATAACCCTAACAAGTTAGGGTTATTACTGTAGGCATTACGGTTAGAGTTATAACTGTAGGCATTAGGATTAGAGTTATAACTGTAGGTATTAGGGTTAGAGTTATAACTGTAGGCATTAGGGTTAGAGTTATAACTGTAGGCATTAGGGTTAGAGCTATACCTGTAGGTATTAGGGTTAGGGGTTAGAGTAATAACTGTaggtttcaaattttatttgtaaaaaagcGCTACTCATACTAANNNNNNNNNNNNNNNNNNNNNNNNNNNNNNNNNNNNNNNNNNNNNNNNNNNNNNNNNNNNNNNNNNNNNNNNNNNNNNNNNNNNNNNNNNNNNNNNNNNNNNNNNNNNNNNNNNNNNNTTCTAAATGAGAATTGTAAAAGAAACTGTTGATAAGGCATTGGGATTAGAGTTATAACTGTAGGCATTAGGGTTAGAGTTATAACTGTAAGCATTAGGGTTAGAGCTATAACTGTAGGTATTAGGGTTAGGGTTTAGAATCATAACTGTAGGTTTcaaagtttatttgtaaaaaagcgcttctcatactcagcgctttacattaaaaacaaaaacacatacaataacagcaaaaaaaaaaaaaaacttcacccCCCCCTCCCATCCCAACACATACAACCCATGATCCCATACTcaatgaaaatgtataaaaatgacttctaaatgagaattgtaaaataaactgtagaTAACTGTATGTATTAGGGTTAGTAGGACAAACGTTCATACAGCCTCACCAGGGGCAGGGCACCAGGACCACCCCATCCCAGGAAGGGAAGTGAAATAATTACAACAAAATAGGGTTATTACAGTCGGTATAAGGGTTAGGTTATAACTGTAGGTGTTAGAAAGGGACACATGCTTGAAAGGAAGCAAGAAGAAGCTATAGGTTATTTAAGGCCGTCcctaaaaaattaataaaacaaaacaaataagcaATAAATATTATCTATATGTGGGATTGTATTTGTTatctgaaaatgaaatgtatatACAAATAGAAGTACTACACTAACTAGTAATTATAACAATTGCATAAAAAGTTGGTTAGTATATTCTAAATACCATGATTTGATTGTTGTCCAGGAAGTGTAAAAATTATAAATCCTAAACCTTGTTTCTTGTTTTATCAAGATCAACATTTTTCCCCTCCGTGAActgccaccttaacgtggtggatgGGTTTGAGAGTTTGAGTGATCCCAGAAGCTAAGCTATCTGGTGCTTTTGGAAGACCCCTAGTGGGGTCTCCCACTGCAGATAGTTCCTGGGTGacaagccagactaagagcagttCAGAAACCTCCTTATGAGAGGCACATCTGTAGATTCCATTACAGTGCTTGGATTGGGGTCACAAAGGCCCCACTTTGGAACCAGGACTGGACCTGGGGCTCGCAGGTGAGTGATTGGTGACTGAAGCCGGTCCCGGTCGGGTCCAGCTTGAAGAAACGACGTGGCATCACTCTCCCATGGGCTCACCATCTGCAGGGGAGCCCAAATGGGGCTGGTGTAATGTGGCTTAAGTGGCAGTCAAAGGTCGCTGCCTCGGTGGCCTATACTCCGGTCATGAAAGTTGGCTTTTGGGTCATGGAACGTCACCTCCCTGAGAGGGAAGCAGCCTAAGCTTGTGAGGGAAGTATCTGAAGGTACTGTAAAGTGCCCCATGGGAAACTCCATTGTCAACCTTCAATGCCTACATGGGCAACAGCTGGTCACATGGAGGAGGGTGATCGGAAGAAAATGCATCCTAAATCTGAACCTGAgcagtgttttgttgttggacttcggTGCTCATTGTAGCTTGTTCATAGCAAACACCATGTTTAAGTGTCCACCAATACACTTGGTATCAGGTCACCCCAGGTAGGAGATTGATAATCGACTCGGTTAAAGAGAAGGGCAAAACTGTTTACTGATCActactaataaataataataatctttatttatatggcaCCTTTcgagataaaaatcacaaagtgcttcacaataaaactactACTACGGTTGAGGTAGCCCTCTGCTAGCCTCCCGGAGTTGGTTGATAAGGAAGTGAGATACAATAAccttgtttagaaaaacaagtcaatttattataaaagtaataaatagttgttaataaaagttggatcaaagtTGTACAGAGCAGTACAATTGGGCAGAATATACGAAGAGAAAATACTCAACTCGATTTGTGCATgcttattcttgatttgtaacccATATGATACATTTTGTGTATAATTACAAAAATTTCAAAGTttagaaaaactacaaaaaaaacagtgtacACATTCacagcttaaaattacaacagcttgaaacaaattaaacatGCAAAACTTTAgcaattacacacaaatcacttgttacgctggagtcacaccggacgcgagaGCGCCGCAAGGCGGCGCGGAGTGCGCGCCGATTTGCGGCGGTCTATtagtcacaccagacgcgatttttttccgcgacgggcgcttctgctagagctattgcttttttttgccatcatggtcatTAACCAGGATATCGCcctgtgtttctgctaaaaggggatggtctctgcccctgttgacacaaaccccgccccccaactccgcagtcggcccacttcattgatcggtttgtgcgcgtgtgtgcgtgtctgtctgttttgttgtgtgtctgtgtgcacgcacgcgctcccacgtgCTTCCGtcgataaattaataaactaaaaatattacctgatgtttcttcaaaaaagaaccgctcctctgtctctctctcgttcaaacgcagccccgtGCCCcactccagtgtgcccccactgccccgtctgccctgctttttttcctcccagaaccctgcagaccAACACACCCGCTccagagatctgtggtgtccggggtgggggcNNNNNNNNNNNNNNNNNNNNNNNNNNNNNNNNNNNNNNNNNNNATAAAACTACTACTACTGTTGAGGTAGCCGTCTGCTAGCCTCCCAGAGTTGGTTAAGGAAGTGAGATACAAAAACCTtgattagaaaaataagtcaatttattataaatataatgaATAGCTGTTattaaaagttggatcaaagtTTTACAGAGCAGTAAAATTAGGCAGAATATATGAAGAGAAAATACTCAACTCGATTTGTGCGTNNNNNNNNNNNNNtcgctccgcgcctggtgtgaccgacgccataggttaacatgggcgccgaatggaagcgcacgccgttccgcgccgcttcgcgcctggtgtgaccgacgccataggttaacatgggcgccaaatggaagcgcacgccgttccgcggcgctatcgcgtcctgtgtgactccggcgttacacacacaaaaccccagttgcacacaaatctgatgtgagattCTTCTCAGATCtaaaagatttgtgtgtaagtgatACGTTTAAATGCTGGTAGAATGCTGAGTTATCAGTAGGGATGGAAATTGATAAGATTTTTACAATTCCGGTTTAGATTCTGTTTAACGATTAGATTTTCATAATTTCATATATATACAGGGACGTGCACAGGATTTTTGAGGGGCAGCGGCTCAAGTTGAAAAGGggcaaacataaataaataaaataaaacaacactttttagtCCTTTAAACAATGTggaaattaagtaaaatattaaaatagagtATGATTCTTTAAcggtacttttttaaaaaaaaaatagaacaaactgTTTATTATCTTGTAACTTTTTGATGTCTTATCTTCAAATAAGATACAAGTATACATTTACATGACTTTACAAAACTAACAGTTAGACCTTTGAAAGGCCCAACTGAGGACCGTCAACActaacaaacaaataataaacttGAGAAAATAAAGCCTCAATGAGAATGTGTATGTCAGCCCAATATCTAGGTATAGGCATCTGTGAAAACGTTATATTGTGTCACTATTAGGGATGGGATTCTCAGAGACACTTGCAATACACTGTAATTCAGGATACATGGCTCAAGATACCAACAGTATTGCAATATggtaaacattgcaataatcaatatattaccttgataatttatgatatatatctattataaacacaaatgtatgtttttattttctttacatttttttttagaatactttAAAACACAGTATGTCAATTTTACAccctttccaacattaaaataaaatcatcaataaatactaacatgTCTTTGCAATAATTACATAAATTTTAggtaataaacaaataagccAATAAACAAAGCTCTAGTTGGGCAGGGGCGGAGTGGGAAAACTcatgactgactgactgaaacaaaatgaagagaaaatcaaatttctcacttcaaagaacaataaatgtggaaataaaaaattcacattCGTTCAGATTccctttaattaattttaaattttatgtcaaacaatttgttattgttgaggCAACCTATGAACTTTCAGCCTGTTAATATTATgggatcattgtttttttaaatttcacacacttttctttgataaccAACACTGTAGTCACGTGCATCACGTGTGTATGGCTAGCATACACACTTGTTGGATCAATAACTCCATTAGACGTCTGATTTGGATGGTCAGGCACTGCGCAACCCTCCGCTAGAATCTGATGTATTTTAGCAcgtggtttggacatgttcctGCTGTTACCGCCCTCACAAACTATGTTATGTTACATTGAAAACAGTGCGCACTGTCTGTGTGTACTTTAGTAAAAACATAGACACAGCTCGGACCTTTTCACTCGCGGGCGCTCCGCCTCCCGCGTGTTCTCATctgtggagcaggtggagagaGCCATGAGGAGCCCCGGCCTCCCCACTGCGGAAAAACAGCGGGAAAAGTGACTGTTCACGCTGAACCCACGCctaagggccaaaatctaaatgggatcccggtcCGCGGgctaaatacaacatttttcacgtcataaaataaaaggacaaaataaagaatatggtttaacatatttattttgagtCTTCATTCATTACAATAACACAAAGTGggttttaactctttaaagtccccctccaagtaaaatcatgtttttgagcttttatggtttatgtgtggcatttttcttctgaaagagaaacaatataataagaaatcattttgtgtttgcattttcgagtatttctccttttaagttgctgtcaatcaaagtcCCCGACAAAAACTCCgtttgaattcctgaaactTTCATATCCCACAGTAGCTATCCAACCCGGGTGTAGCTGTAGGGGCTGGAGAAAAAATTATAACGTCCCAtttctgtgctgtaaaggattgtaattcaAAACCAGGTTTTATTAAATTGTGATTGAAATTCATGTCCGCTCCCCACGCAGTGAAGCCGCGGGTTGTTTTTAAGTTGGCCTCAGgtatttattgaaacaaaaaggTGGCAACAGCGAGCGGCCGTTGGCGGGCGCGAGCGGTCGGTGGCGGGCGCGAGCGGCCCCGGCCTACTTTCGGGCGGCCGGTGGCAACAGCGAGCAGCGGGGGACAGCCAGTAGCAGCCGCGGGCGGCCGGTGACAGGCGCCGGTGGCCGGTGACAGGCGCCGGTGGCCGGTGGCAACAGCGAACAGTCGCGGGCAGCTAAAACGGAGCGGAGCTGCAACAGCAGCCCCGCGGGGTTACACTCCTCAACActataagccacgcccacacagagggatttttttttttNNNNNNNNNNNNagcaggcttcagatcaacatgaaaaatggctttttaagacatttaggatgtggactttttgttaaaaacttcacagtcccAATTAAAACCCCACTGAGAAcgtttaaagaatattttaaaaaaatgttgtagggggactttaacacCTAAGCCTTGAAATGTCTGCCTGGACTTTTTTGCTCCTTTTGACAATGAAAGGGTCTAAAAACGTCCTACAGTTTTATGCTTTTGCTCCTTTTACAAGAAGACACTGAATTTTCAATGTatatcataattttacaatgttttctattttcatatTAGTGTTGgaccaattcaattcaaatgaaaaacacaaaaacataatgttagaatttttagagagaaaaacagtgcaaatgtaCATCAACAATAGATTTTGTTTGTTAGAAGTTTAAATTTGTCCAGTATCAAACTGTTTACAACAAAATTTTGTATGTTTCTctctaaatgtgaaaaaaattaaaatatctacAGACGTTTTTGGTCACACAGGGCAGTTCTGTCATCTTTGGCTCCTCAAAGGTTTTGGCGATGCTGCCAGTGATAGTCACATGTTCCACACTTCCAGGGAGTGCTCTTGGTGCAGATTCTGCAGCATTAGTGGGAAAAGATTTCACCTGCTGATGGTTTTCCTGCATTTAGTGGTCTTT from Oryzias melastigma strain HK-1 linkage group LG9, ASM292280v2, whole genome shotgun sequence encodes the following:
- the LOC112150572 gene encoding uncharacterized protein LOC112150572, translating into MYRKSNQEMYRPEYRDVYGEVLPSHRTRETTIVKRKQALGSPPLPLLGRHNIMARNRLAGIKKAQRLKQQELQEMYNECPVQDRAFNQTRAFQEESRQKWIADTKEEYRNVYGEVLPHRGTPETYMARMKIPEKLKQEKTPEMYNERRFQSKKEKPATLELSKGRQQVLKAETRKNRIADTAQEYRDVYGKVLPHHCTHEASIPKKKQALGPPLLERHAIRERNCLPCKEKVERLKQEELQEMHNARQKSKPETLYLLNRRQQTDCAHNPSSIFQECSRKNSTFGKPQEHCDLYRAVPPRIGISQKSVTSVKNAEKVKLEKTKEMHNECQFQSKKEKPATLELSKGRQVPKTETRKNRIADTAQEYRDVKVPPHHSTCEASVTKRKQALGSPPLPLLERHEIIARKHLAVVERAEKLRLENVKKRYNDLTDRKLTGPVQPLLPRRKTGGNDHFQSKDSQKEPFLSCRGTGQVLAQRSKKTTYLPSVNQKIPKHQKS